The sequence GATCGGTTCCAGCGCGGCGAACCACTGGGCGGCGTGGGAATCCCCCACGAGCGCGACGGTGAAGTCCGAGTCCTTGTCCCCGAAGGTGCATTCCCGCGTCTCCGGCGAGTCCGCCGGACTGGCGCAATCGCCGACGTCGAAATTGTCCTCGGCCGCCAGGCCGGGGTCCGGGACGATCACCTGGCTGTCCGCGGTGAACGTGCGGTCCGCCGCCCGGGTCATGGCGCCCACCCCGAGGTCAGCGGGCGGATCTGCCAGCAGAGCCTTGCCCTGCTCCGCCCGCTCGGCGAGGATGCGCTCCTGCTGGTTGCCCGGCACGAACGCGAGGGTCCCGACCAGGGCGGTGGCGGCGGCGCCGGCCGCCAGCGGGCGCCAGGCCCGGACGTTGAGCCAGCCGAACTTCCGTATCGGCGTCTCCACCCAGTAGAAGCTGATGGCCGCCAGGGCGAACGAGGCCGCGAGCAGCAGCAGGCTGGGCGCCGGGCCCGGCTCCTTGCCGGCCAGGGTCTTGTAGAAGACGATCAGCGGCCAGTGCCACAGGTAGAGCGAGTAGGAGATGTTGCCGGTCCACTGCACCGGCTTGAGGTCCACGAGGCGGTGCAGCGAAAGCGTGCCAGAGGTGCGTCCCGCGGCGATGACGGCCATGGTACCGAGGACCGGCAGTAGGGCGGCTGCCCCCGGGAACGGGTCCGCGCCGTCGAGCAGGAAGGCTGCCGCGGCAATCGTCACCAGGCCCGCCAGGGCCAATAGGCTGCGCAGCTCCTGCCAACGCTCCGTGTAGCTCAGCCCCGCGGCCAGCAGGCCGCCAAGGCCGAGTTCCCAGATCCGCGTGGGGGTGATGAAGTAGGCGGCCGGGTTTCCGGTGTAGGTGAACCAGAGCGCGAAGGCCAGCGAGGCCGCCGTCACCAGAGCAAAAAACACGACGGCGAGCCGTGCCGGCGAAGGTCCGGAGTGCCGTGCGGGGGACCTGAAGGTGCTGCGCCGCTTGCGGATGACGGCGATGGCCAGCAGGACCAGCAGCGGCCAGAACAGGTAGAACTGCTCCTCCACCGCCAGCGACCAGAAATGCTGCAACGCGGTCGCCGAGTCGGCGGCGGCCAGGTAATCCACCGAATCCGCGGCCAGTACCCAGTTCTGCAGGTAGAACGTGGAGGCCAGTGCCTGCGTGCCGACCTGGGCCCACTGGGTCATCGGGGCGAGCAGCAACGTCGCGGCGAGCACCACGACGATGGTCAGCAGGGCCGCGGGAAGGATGCGGCGCACGCGTGCCGCCCAGAAGTTGCGCAGCGACAGGGTTCCGCTGCATTCGACCTCGCGGAGCATGTGGCCGGTGATCAGGAAACCCGAGATAACAAAGAAGACGTCCACGCCGACGAAGCCGCCCGGCAGCCAGCGCGGCTCCAGATGGTAGGCCACCACCATGAGCACCGCGAGGGCGCGCAAGGCTTGGATTTCGGGCAGGAACTTGCGCCGGGCCTTCAATCGCATGTCTTGCAGTCAGTCATGTCCAGGTAAACAGCGGGTTGATACGACATGAACGCGACACGGCCGGGACCGGCTCAGCGGGTCTGCTTGGCCGCCACGAGCGCGCTTTCCAGCTGGTCCGCGAGCGTGAGGATGTAGGTCCGAGTGACGTGGTCGCGGTCGCGGTAGATCATGACGTTCCCGATCACCATGGGGCAGGAGTCGGCGCCGCAGAATTCGTCGGAGAGGTCCACCACCCGTGCCTGCGGCGCAAGCTTGGACGCCTCCGGGGTCAGGTCCTGCCCGTCGAAGGCAGCCGAGCGCGGTTGGCTGCATTGCGCGGGGTCGTCATAGTTCAGGTCCACGCAGTCGCGCGGGTCCGCCCCTGCCCGCGGCGTGGGTGTGTCCGCGATCGGGTAGACGTCGATTCCGGCGTCGGCGAGCCTGTTCCAGTACTCGGCGAAGCCCGCGGCGCCCGGCCGGTGCCCCGTGCCTGTGTCCTCGAACTCGGAGGACGCCGAGTAGGAGGTGATGACGGCGTCGACATCTCCGCGCTCGAGCAGCCGCTCCATGGTTTCGCGGTTCGGTTCGGTGCACTGCAGGTCGCCCTCGATTTCCAGCGTGCGCGGCTCCGGGTTGAACGGGCAGGAGTTGTGGATGTAGGTCAGCAGCTTCCAGCCGCGCTCCTTGGCAATCGCGTCCAGGGCCGGCGTCCACTGTCCGGCGTGCGAGTCGCCCACCACCGCCACCGTCGGCGCATCGGCATCTCCGCCGCTGTGGTCGAAGATGCATTCCGGGGTCTTGGCATCCGGCTTCTGGGCCACGCAGTCGCCGAAGGCGAATTCGTCGTCGACGGCGACGTTCGGGTCGGGGACGATCACCTTCTCCGGTGCGGCGAAGCTGCGGTCCGCTTCCGGGTCCATGGCGTCCGCGCCGAACCGGGCCGGCGGCGCGTCCAGCAGCTGCTGCGTGTGCGCCGCCCGCTCAGCCACCAACTGGTCGCGCTGCTGCATCGGAGCCATGGCCAGCAGCCCGACGACGCCCATCGCCACGACGCCGGCCGCGATCGGCCGCCTGGCCTGCCCACGCAGCCAGCCGGCCCGGCGCACCGGCGTTTCCACGAAGTAGTAGCTCAGGGCGGCCAGGCCCACCGAGGCGGCGACCAGCAACAGGCTCGCCAGGGGCCCTGGGGCACGGTCGGCCAGCGTG is a genomic window of Arthrobacter sp. Marseille-P9274 containing:
- a CDS encoding acyltransferase family protein, giving the protein MRLKARRKFLPEIQALRALAVLMVVAYHLEPRWLPGGFVGVDVFFVISGFLITGHMLREVECSGTLSLRNFWAARVRRILPAALLTIVVVLAATLLLAPMTQWAQVGTQALASTFYLQNWVLAADSVDYLAAADSATALQHFWSLAVEEQFYLFWPLLVLLAIAVIRKRRSTFRSPARHSGPSPARLAVVFFALVTAASLAFALWFTYTGNPAAYFITPTRIWELGLGGLLAAGLSYTERWQELRSLLALAGLVTIAAAAFLLDGADPFPGAAALLPVLGTMAVIAAGRTSGTLSLHRLVDLKPVQWTGNISYSLYLWHWPLIVFYKTLAGKEPGPAPSLLLLAASFALAAISFYWVETPIRKFGWLNVRAWRPLAAGAAATALVGTLAFVPGNQQERILAERAEQGKALLADPPADLGVGAMTRAADRTFTADSQVIVPDPGLAAEDNFDVGDCASPADSPETRECTFGDKDSDFTVALVGDSHAAQWFAALEPIAKERGWRLLTYLHNSCPFNPEMRLAERDGNLACTEPNEKTMERLTGGGDVDAVITSYYASANFVNSETGHRPGAAGFAEYWNELAEAGVDVYPIVGTPSPRREGGLARDCVALNYGEPQDCGQPRKEGLTGEDLTQEAAELAPKARVLDFTDAFCGDTTCPAVIGNVLIYADQNHITRTYMRTLVPTLEERLLKRMGDRA
- a CDS encoding acyltransferase family protein translates to MLSTASPDAARPKESPGRKPRKFLPEVQALRALAVLLVVVYHFQPGLLPGGFVGVDVFFVISGFLITGHLLRELRDTGRVSLGAFWAARARRILPASLVTIAVVCLATFVLSPMTQWERIGSQALASTFYVQNWVLAGESVDYMASASSATGLQHFWSLAVEEQFYLFWPLLVLAAAVLARSAGRNIARGILPALAIVAAASLAFGIWFSYSGNPAAYFITPTRIWELALGGVLAVVLRDASAHPRLRKLLALGGIAAILAAALLLDGATIFPGTAALLPVLGAIAVIAAGRTEGAFSLHRLSDARPVQWLGNISYSLYLWHWPVLVYYRTLADRAPGPLASLLLVAASVGLAALSYYFVETPVRRAGWLRGQARRPIAAGVVAMGVVGLLAMAPMQQRDQLVAERAAHTQQLLDAPPARFGADAMDPEADRSFAAPEKVIVPDPNVAVDDEFAFGDCVAQKPDAKTPECIFDHSGGDADAPTVAVVGDSHAGQWTPALDAIAKERGWKLLTYIHNSCPFNPEPRTLEIEGDLQCTEPNRETMERLLERGDVDAVITSYSASSEFEDTGTGHRPGAAGFAEYWNRLADAGIDVYPIADTPTPRAGADPRDCVDLNYDDPAQCSQPRSAAFDGQDLTPEASKLAPQARVVDLSDEFCGADSCPMVIGNVMIYRDRDHVTRTYILTLADQLESALVAAKQTR